A genomic stretch from Halopiger aswanensis includes:
- a CDS encoding Rid family detoxifying hydrolase, whose amino-acid sequence MPRVISTDDAPAAVGAYSQATVAGDLLFTAGQLPLTPDGELLDDEPVAEQTRQCLENVDAILAAADATVADVCKVTIFLEDIDDFDAMNEAYAAYFDDAPPARSAVEVASVPKGAAVEIEAVASLA is encoded by the coding sequence ATGCCACGCGTTATCAGCACCGACGACGCGCCCGCGGCCGTCGGCGCGTACAGTCAGGCGACCGTCGCCGGCGACCTCCTGTTCACCGCCGGCCAGCTCCCGCTGACTCCGGACGGCGAACTACTCGATGACGAACCGGTCGCCGAGCAGACCCGGCAGTGTCTCGAGAACGTCGACGCGATCCTCGCGGCGGCGGACGCGACGGTCGCGGACGTCTGTAAAGTCACCATCTTCCTCGAGGACATCGACGATTTCGACGCGATGAACGAGGCCTACGCGGCGTACTTCGACGACGCGCCGCCGGCCAGAAGCGCGGTCGAGGTCGCCAGCGTGCCGAAGGGCGCCGCCGTCGAGATCGAAGCCGTCGCGTCGCTGGCGTGA
- the samp2 gene encoding ubiquitin-like small modifier protein SAMP2: MHVTVDVKGEGTHEFDLEALAAAEESDGGSGPTYADLLREVDLSPHEVSVLVDGRPVPEDQPVESDHVTVLRLIKGG, encoded by the coding sequence ATGCACGTCACCGTCGACGTCAAGGGCGAGGGCACCCACGAATTCGACCTCGAGGCGCTCGCGGCCGCCGAAGAGTCGGACGGGGGCAGCGGCCCGACGTACGCCGATCTGCTCCGGGAAGTCGACCTGAGCCCCCACGAGGTGAGCGTCCTCGTCGACGGACGGCCGGTGCCCGAGGACCAGCCGGTCGAGAGCGACCACGTGACGGTGTTGCGGCTGATCAAGGGCGGGTGA
- a CDS encoding GAF domain-containing protein, translated as MAHPSPRHRSRTILYAAPSEDAAREGAAALERAATAADPDREPTVHPLESIDRLRELAPEADCVVVCERDATRTEPRLSQSLLEIASACGATPLVLFTDASYASAVTRSAEGIDGYVRQDTEDAVVHLADEIDRVCHSEAVDDEPESEADDEDEDEDEPSADSYDAVQELLEEHGRNRDVLEEVDGERTATDETEIETGSSDESGEPAAAAADSDRKRDSEPDGLEDGESAEQAAEADREADSETEIETDGEPDSNPDAETDPDSDSESKPQTKANSNSRPVTESKTDSRSDQTADGTTETATAILETAATLVTCHDRERLFERLVDGAVEILGYEYCWLSTVHFGELVPRALAPSVPANRLESTSVEGPLGEAFRTGASTRIDDLAGREEIVPPFPGVRSLCSVPVSDFGVLRVAAAEANAFDETDVTLLERLCRTAAAVLERNWHEMGVVNERNRLEREVDRLEREREQYAAATERLANERDRLAAERDQLLALVEDVNKPTLRYEIVDDEPVIRDVNAAVENVFGDDPAALDGTPVDEYVVPQGLEERAATLTEALQADEQRQLLDRRETVDGVRDFMLTVVPLERAAAADGADHAGLLVYEDITEDKRRELELAAATERLERVADLIDEDVEKPLQVAHSYLELAAKSGKNEHFDVIADAHEQLDDRIAAIEDVAAWDDAADTEPVALHDVARHAWTGIETGEARLVTEDDLILEANRDRLHELFEFVVRSALEIDSDGDDAAAPVTVTVGATDDGFYVAGDRPAASGTDDGRQEAPTPGRLTASDGAGLQLEVVEQVAEEHGWDVGVAEDEDGTAFAFRGVDAISVNRDRV; from the coding sequence ATGGCACACCCGTCACCCCGTCACCGATCGCGAACGATCCTCTATGCGGCCCCGAGCGAGGACGCGGCCCGCGAGGGAGCCGCGGCGCTCGAGCGCGCCGCAACGGCAGCGGATCCCGATCGCGAGCCGACGGTCCATCCGCTCGAGTCGATCGATCGGCTCCGGGAACTGGCCCCCGAGGCCGACTGCGTCGTCGTCTGCGAGCGCGACGCGACCCGGACGGAGCCACGGTTGAGCCAGAGCCTGCTGGAGATCGCCTCGGCCTGCGGCGCGACGCCGCTGGTACTGTTTACCGACGCGTCGTACGCTTCAGCGGTCACGCGTTCGGCCGAGGGTATCGACGGCTACGTCCGTCAGGACACCGAGGACGCCGTCGTCCACCTCGCGGACGAGATCGACAGGGTCTGTCACAGCGAGGCGGTCGACGACGAGCCCGAATCCGAAGCGGACGACGAAGACGAGGACGAGGACGAGCCATCGGCCGACAGCTACGACGCGGTCCAGGAATTACTCGAGGAGCACGGACGGAACCGCGACGTCCTCGAGGAGGTCGACGGGGAGCGAACCGCGACCGACGAAACCGAAATCGAAACCGGAAGCAGCGACGAGTCCGGCGAGCCCGCAGCTGCGGCGGCGGATTCGGATCGGAAACGGGACTCCGAACCAGACGGGCTCGAGGACGGCGAATCCGCCGAGCAGGCGGCGGAAGCGGACCGAGAGGCGGACTCCGAGACGGAGATAGAAACGGACGGCGAACCGGACTCGAATCCGGATGCTGAGACGGATCCAGATTCGGATTCCGAGTCGAAGCCACAGACGAAGGCGAACTCGAACTCGAGGCCGGTGACGGAATCGAAGACGGATTCGCGATCGGATCAGACAGCGGACGGCACGACGGAAACGGCAACCGCGATCCTCGAGACGGCCGCCACCCTCGTCACCTGTCACGATCGGGAACGGCTGTTCGAACGGCTCGTCGACGGCGCCGTCGAGATCCTCGGGTACGAGTACTGCTGGCTCTCGACGGTTCACTTCGGCGAACTCGTGCCGCGCGCTCTCGCTCCGTCGGTACCCGCCAACCGCCTCGAGTCGACGTCGGTCGAGGGGCCGCTCGGCGAGGCGTTCCGAACGGGCGCGTCGACGCGGATCGACGACCTCGCCGGCCGCGAGGAGATCGTGCCGCCGTTCCCGGGCGTGCGTTCGCTGTGTAGCGTCCCAGTCAGCGACTTCGGGGTGCTCCGCGTGGCCGCCGCCGAGGCGAACGCGTTCGACGAGACGGACGTCACCCTCCTCGAGCGACTCTGCCGGACCGCCGCGGCGGTCCTCGAGCGCAACTGGCACGAGATGGGCGTCGTCAACGAGCGCAATCGACTGGAGCGCGAAGTCGACCGTCTCGAACGCGAACGCGAGCAGTACGCCGCCGCTACGGAGCGGCTGGCGAACGAACGCGATCGGCTCGCGGCCGAACGAGACCAGCTCCTCGCGCTCGTCGAAGACGTCAACAAGCCGACGCTGCGCTACGAGATCGTCGACGACGAACCGGTCATCCGGGACGTCAACGCCGCCGTCGAGAACGTCTTCGGCGACGATCCGGCAGCGCTCGACGGGACGCCCGTCGACGAGTACGTCGTCCCGCAGGGACTCGAGGAGCGGGCGGCGACGCTCACCGAGGCGCTGCAGGCGGACGAGCAGCGCCAACTGCTGGATCGCCGCGAGACCGTCGACGGCGTGCGGGATTTCATGCTGACCGTCGTCCCCCTCGAGCGGGCGGCCGCCGCCGACGGGGCGGATCACGCGGGACTGCTCGTCTACGAGGACATCACCGAGGACAAGCGCCGCGAACTCGAACTCGCGGCCGCCACGGAGCGCCTCGAGCGCGTCGCGGACCTGATCGACGAGGACGTCGAGAAGCCGCTGCAGGTCGCGCACAGCTACCTCGAACTCGCCGCCAAGAGCGGGAAGAACGAGCACTTCGACGTGATCGCGGACGCCCACGAGCAACTCGACGACCGCATCGCGGCCATCGAGGACGTCGCCGCGTGGGACGACGCCGCCGACACCGAGCCCGTCGCCCTCCACGACGTCGCCAGGCACGCTTGGACCGGCATCGAGACCGGTGAGGCGCGGCTGGTAACCGAGGACGACCTCATCCTCGAGGCGAACCGGGACCGCCTGCACGAACTGTTCGAGTTCGTGGTCCGGTCGGCGCTCGAGATCGATTCTGACGGCGACGACGCCGCCGCGCCCGTGACCGTCACCGTCGGCGCGACCGACGACGGGTTCTACGTCGCCGGCGATAGGCCGGCGGCCAGCGGGACCGACGACGGCCGACAGGAGGCGCCGACACCCGGTCGGCTGACCGCCTCGGACGGCGCCGGACTGCAACTCGAGGTAGTCGAGCAGGTGGCCGAGGAGCACGGCTGGGACGTCGGCGTCGCCGAGGACGAGGACGGGACGGCCTTCGCGTTCCGCGGCGTCGACGCGATCAGCGTGAACCGGGATCGGGTCTGA
- a CDS encoding serine hydroxymethyltransferase, with protein sequence MSDHLKDIDPAVADAVAGERERQESTLGMIASENHASEAVLAAQGTALTNKYAEGYPGARYYGGCEHVDEVERLAIERAKELWGADHVNVQPHSGTQANMGVYFAALEPGETILSLDLTHGGHLSHGHHVNFSGQLYAVDQYEVDPETGYIDYDELAEQAREVDPSMIVSGSSAYPREFDWERVGEIAESVDAYHLADIAHITGLVAADVHSSPIEHADFVTGSTHKTIRAGRGGIIMCDEAYADDVDSAVFPGSQGGPLMHNVAGKAVGFGEALTPAFEAYAERTVENASALANVLRDRGLSLVSGGTDKHLVLVDLRDSHPDLTGKDVEEALAEVGVVVNKNTVPGETRSPFVTSGVRIGTPALTTRGFGPEEIERVGHCIADVIDAPDDDATLERVSETVDDLCDRFPVYE encoded by the coding sequence ATGTCGGATCATCTCAAAGACATCGATCCGGCGGTCGCGGACGCCGTCGCCGGCGAGCGCGAGCGCCAGGAGTCGACGCTCGGCATGATCGCCTCGGAGAACCACGCCTCGGAAGCCGTCCTGGCCGCGCAGGGAACGGCGCTGACCAACAAGTACGCGGAGGGGTACCCCGGCGCGCGCTACTACGGCGGCTGCGAGCACGTCGACGAGGTCGAACGCCTCGCGATCGAGCGGGCGAAAGAGCTGTGGGGCGCCGATCACGTCAACGTCCAGCCCCACTCGGGCACGCAGGCGAATATGGGCGTCTACTTCGCCGCCTTAGAGCCCGGCGAGACGATCCTCTCGCTGGATCTCACCCACGGCGGCCACCTCAGCCACGGCCACCACGTCAACTTCTCGGGCCAACTCTACGCGGTCGACCAATACGAGGTCGACCCCGAGACGGGCTACATCGACTACGACGAACTGGCCGAACAGGCCCGCGAGGTCGACCCCTCGATGATCGTCAGCGGCTCCTCGGCCTACCCCCGCGAGTTCGACTGGGAGCGGGTCGGCGAGATCGCCGAATCGGTCGACGCGTACCACCTCGCCGACATCGCCCACATCACGGGCCTCGTGGCGGCGGACGTCCACTCGAGTCCGATCGAGCACGCCGACTTCGTCACCGGCAGCACACACAAGACGATCCGGGCCGGCCGCGGCGGGATCATCATGTGCGACGAGGCGTACGCCGACGACGTCGACAGCGCGGTCTTCCCGGGCAGTCAGGGCGGGCCGCTCATGCACAACGTCGCGGGCAAGGCCGTCGGCTTCGGCGAGGCGTTGACGCCGGCGTTCGAGGCGTACGCCGAGCGAACCGTCGAGAACGCGAGCGCGCTCGCGAACGTCCTCCGGGACCGGGGCCTGTCGCTGGTTTCGGGCGGCACCGACAAACACCTCGTGCTCGTCGACCTGCGGGACTCGCACCCCGACCTCACCGGGAAAGACGTCGAGGAAGCGCTCGCCGAGGTCGGCGTCGTCGTCAACAAGAACACCGTCCCCGGGGAAACCAGATCCCCGTTCGTCACCAGCGGCGTCCGCATCGGCACGCCCGCGCTGACGACTCGCGGATTCGGTCCCGAGGAGATCGAACGGGTCGGCCACTGCATCGCCGACGTGATCGACGCGCCCGACGACGACGCGACCCTCGAGCGCGTTTCTGAGACGGTCGACGACCTCTGCGACCGGTTCCCCGTGTACGAGTAG
- a CDS encoding replication factor C small subunit translates to MSEAEADADPDAEAAEPTPGRTEVWIEKYRPERLDEIKGHENIVPRLKNYVEKDDLPHLMFAGPAGTGKTTAAQAIAREVYGDDWRENFLELNASDQRGIDVVRDRIKDFARSSFGGYDHRIIFLDEADALTSDAQSALRRTMEQFSNNTRFILSCNYSSQIIDPIQSRCAVFRFTELTDDAIEAQVREIAADQDIEVTDDGVDALVYAADGDMRKAINALQAAAVMGETVDEETVFAITATARPEEVEEMVDHAIEGDFTAARAALEDLLTDRGLAGGDVIDQLHRSAWEFDIPEQATVRLLERLGEVDYRITEGANERLQLEAMLASLALEEQE, encoded by the coding sequence ATGAGCGAGGCCGAGGCCGACGCCGACCCCGACGCCGAGGCGGCGGAGCCAACACCCGGTCGGACCGAAGTCTGGATCGAGAAGTACCGCCCTGAGCGACTCGACGAGATCAAGGGCCACGAGAACATCGTGCCGCGTCTCAAAAACTACGTCGAGAAGGACGACCTGCCCCACCTCATGTTCGCTGGGCCGGCTGGGACCGGGAAAACTACCGCAGCACAGGCTATCGCCCGTGAAGTCTACGGCGACGACTGGCGGGAGAATTTCCTCGAACTCAACGCCTCCGACCAGCGCGGGATCGACGTCGTCCGCGACCGGATCAAGGACTTCGCGCGCTCCTCCTTCGGCGGCTACGACCACCGGATCATCTTCTTAGACGAGGCCGACGCGCTGACCTCGGACGCCCAGTCGGCCCTGCGCCGGACGATGGAGCAGTTCTCCAACAACACCCGCTTCATCCTCTCGTGTAACTACTCGAGCCAGATCATCGATCCGATCCAGTCCCGCTGTGCGGTCTTCCGGTTTACCGAACTGACGGACGACGCAATCGAGGCGCAGGTCCGCGAGATCGCCGCCGATCAGGACATCGAGGTCACCGACGACGGCGTCGACGCCTTAGTCTACGCGGCGGACGGCGACATGCGCAAGGCGATCAACGCCCTGCAGGCCGCGGCCGTGATGGGCGAGACCGTCGACGAGGAGACCGTCTTCGCGATCACCGCCACGGCCCGCCCGGAGGAGGTCGAGGAGATGGTCGATCACGCCATCGAGGGCGACTTCACCGCCGCCCGCGCGGCCTTGGAGGACCTGCTGACCGACCGCGGCCTCGCAGGCGGCGACGTCATCGACCAACTCCACCGCTCGGCCTGGGAGTTCGACATCCCCGAGCAGGCGACGGTCCGACTGCTCGAGCGACTCGGCGAAGTGGACTATCGCATCACGGAGGGCGCGAACGAACGCCTGCAACTCGAGGCGATGCTGGCGTCGCTGGCGCTCGAGGAGCAGGAATAG
- a CDS encoding bactofilin family protein, which yields MTRTRLRTSLVTVLIALVVCVGLVPGAVTAQAQVQDAQTGGTVVVEEGETVENLEAFAGTVVVDGTVTGDVEAVAGSIRINGDVGGNVEATGGSVTIAGNIDGNVEAATGSLEIAESATIGGDLSGGAGSVAIDGTLEGDATIGADTIRLGENAAIAGDLRYGGDLEGNTDAVAGEIQQDSSLGTGGDFAPSIPFGSWLVAGYTFALHLVLGAVLLGLFPRFSDGVADRVGRTPLRSGLVGLGVLIGIPVLLIALAITIVGIPLSIVGAFAFAFVLWIGVVYGWFAVAAQALSAADVENRWLALVVGLLAGTLISQIPYVGGLVSLLVFLLGLGAFAYGLYSHRKAVGGGRQEPQPGVPEGPAAD from the coding sequence ATGACACGAACGAGGCTGCGAACGAGCCTGGTCACCGTGCTGATCGCCCTCGTGGTGTGCGTCGGACTGGTGCCGGGGGCAGTCACTGCACAGGCACAGGTACAGGACGCCCAAACCGGCGGCACGGTCGTCGTCGAGGAGGGCGAAACGGTCGAGAACCTCGAGGCGTTCGCGGGGACCGTCGTCGTCGACGGTACCGTGACGGGGGACGTCGAAGCCGTCGCGGGCAGCATCCGCATCAACGGCGACGTCGGCGGGAACGTCGAGGCGACCGGCGGCAGCGTCACGATCGCGGGGAATATCGACGGAAACGTCGAGGCGGCGACCGGGAGCCTCGAGATCGCCGAGAGCGCGACGATCGGCGGCGACCTCTCGGGCGGCGCCGGCAGCGTCGCGATCGACGGGACGCTCGAGGGCGACGCCACGATCGGGGCCGACACGATCCGGCTCGGCGAGAACGCCGCGATCGCCGGTGATCTGCGGTACGGCGGCGATCTCGAGGGCAACACCGACGCGGTCGCGGGCGAGATCCAGCAGGACTCGTCGCTGGGCACGGGCGGCGATTTCGCGCCCTCGATCCCCTTCGGCTCGTGGCTCGTCGCGGGCTACACGTTCGCCCTCCATCTCGTGCTCGGCGCCGTGTTGCTCGGGCTGTTCCCGCGGTTCTCCGACGGCGTCGCGGATCGGGTCGGACGGACGCCGCTCCGCTCGGGACTGGTCGGTCTCGGCGTCCTGATCGGTATCCCGGTCCTCCTGATCGCGCTCGCGATCACGATCGTCGGCATCCCGCTGTCGATCGTCGGCGCGTTCGCGTTCGCCTTCGTCCTCTGGATCGGCGTCGTCTACGGCTGGTTCGCCGTCGCCGCGCAGGCCCTCTCGGCGGCCGACGTCGAGAACCGATGGCTCGCGCTCGTCGTCGGCCTGCTCGCCGGCACGCTCATTTCCCAGATTCCCTACGTCGGCGGGCTGGTCAGCCTACTCGTCTTCCTGCTCGGGCTGGGCGCGTTCGCCTACGGACTGTACAGCCACCGAAAGGCGGTCGGCGGCGGCCGCCAGGAACCCCAGCCCGGGGTGCCGGAGGGGCCGGCGGCTGACTGA